Proteins from a genomic interval of Sphingobacterium lactis:
- a CDS encoding TIGR00730 family Rossman fold protein produces the protein MVKDDKIRNSFANKTWQEIKVKDSWQIFKIMSEFVDGFEKLAKIGPCVSIFGSARTPDEHKYYQLTVEIARLLADRGYGVISGGGPGIMEAANKGAYNAGGKSVGLNIELPFEQFHNKYIDRDKLLEFNYFFVRKVMFMKYSQGYIVMPGGFGTMDELFEAITLIQTGKIARFPIVLVGSEYWNGLFDWIKNTMLGNRYISEEDLNLYRMVDTAEEAAEHIFRFYDKYLLKPNF, from the coding sequence ATGGTAAAAGACGACAAAATCAGAAATTCATTCGCCAATAAAACTTGGCAGGAAATAAAAGTGAAGGACTCCTGGCAGATTTTCAAGATCATGTCAGAATTCGTGGATGGATTTGAGAAACTGGCCAAGATTGGTCCCTGTGTATCCATTTTCGGGTCTGCAAGAACACCCGATGAACATAAATACTATCAGCTTACGGTAGAGATTGCGCGCCTGCTGGCCGACCGTGGGTACGGTGTAATATCCGGCGGTGGACCGGGCATTATGGAAGCAGCAAATAAAGGCGCTTACAATGCCGGCGGTAAATCCGTAGGATTGAACATCGAACTCCCCTTTGAACAGTTCCACAACAAATACATCGACCGCGATAAATTATTGGAATTCAATTATTTCTTCGTGCGTAAGGTTATGTTTATGAAATACTCGCAGGGATATATCGTTATGCCCGGCGGATTCGGCACCATGGATGAGCTTTTTGAGGCCATCACGCTGATCCAAACCGGAAAGATCGCCAGGTTCCCTATCGTCCTGGTGGGCTCCGAATATTGGAACGGACTCTTCGATTGGATCAAGAATACCATGCTCGGAAACAGGTATATCTCTGAGGAGGATCTAAACCTCTACCGGATGGTCGATACGGCGGAGGAAGCTGCAGAACATATCTTTAGGTTCTACGATAAGTACCTATTGAAACCGAATTTTTAA
- a CDS encoding Gfo/Idh/MocA family protein: MNRRDFIGKTALGAAAITILPRHVLGGNGFLAPSDRINLGYIGVGKQVPVLLHGLMGVPETMVIAAADVNSQKLSHFIGEANKLNAKKSGHEVQGYGDYRELLGRKDIDAVVIASPDHWHAMHVVDAAKAGKDIYCEKPLALTIDEGRAMVDAVRKYKRVLQTGSMQRSQHYFRQAADLIRNGYIGDIKEVNVSIGEPVRECDLPSLPTPAHIDWDSWIGPSLYRGFSPVLSPELNSKEWALWRLYHGFGGGYITDWGAHMFDIVQWALDMDSSGPVSFTPPDVPNAKEGLYFTYKNGVKVNHKSWGSFNAIQFLGTEGKIEVAREFLRSDKANLPEMKIAEKDRKVYYSENHYKDFTDAIKKRSKPICDVEVGHRTATVCNAVNIAYQLQKPIKWDPRKEQFDNPFANNLKGRPYRGKWNYLDF, encoded by the coding sequence ATGAACAGAAGAGACTTTATTGGCAAGACAGCACTCGGTGCAGCTGCTATAACGATTTTGCCCCGCCATGTATTGGGTGGAAACGGCTTTTTGGCCCCTAGTGATCGGATCAACCTCGGCTATATAGGCGTAGGGAAGCAGGTTCCTGTGTTGCTACATGGCCTGATGGGCGTACCGGAGACCATGGTCATTGCCGCAGCTGATGTAAACAGTCAGAAATTAAGCCATTTCATCGGCGAAGCCAACAAATTGAACGCCAAGAAAAGTGGGCATGAGGTACAGGGGTATGGGGATTATCGGGAACTTCTGGGGAGAAAGGATATTGATGCGGTTGTGATTGCCTCTCCGGACCATTGGCATGCCATGCATGTGGTGGACGCAGCCAAGGCTGGGAAAGATATCTATTGCGAGAAACCTTTGGCCCTGACCATAGATGAAGGCCGTGCCATGGTGGATGCTGTGCGTAAATATAAGCGCGTCCTGCAGACAGGAAGTATGCAGCGTTCGCAACATTATTTTAGGCAGGCTGCTGACCTGATCCGCAACGGATATATCGGAGACATCAAGGAAGTGAATGTATCGATCGGAGAGCCTGTACGGGAATGTGATTTACCTTCTTTACCGACACCGGCACATATCGATTGGGATTCGTGGATTGGACCGTCACTGTACCGTGGATTCAGCCCGGTGCTCAGCCCGGAATTGAACAGTAAGGAATGGGCGTTGTGGCGCCTGTATCATGGTTTCGGAGGTGGATATATTACCGACTGGGGTGCACATATGTTCGATATCGTCCAATGGGCATTGGATATGGATAGCTCAGGCCCGGTTTCCTTTACTCCTCCGGATGTGCCAAACGCGAAGGAAGGTCTTTACTTCACTTATAAGAATGGCGTTAAAGTCAACCATAAATCATGGGGTAGTTTCAATGCCATCCAATTCCTAGGAACAGAAGGCAAGATCGAAGTGGCTCGGGAATTCCTGCGTTCGGACAAGGCAAATCTACCGGAGATGAAGATTGCCGAGAAGGACCGCAAGGTATATTATTCGGAAAATCATTACAAGGACTTTACAGATGCCATCAAGAAGCGCTCTAAGCCTATCTGTGATGTAGAGGTCGGTCACCGTACTGCAACGGTTTGTAATGCGGTAAATATCGCTTACCAATTGCAGAAGCCTATCAAATGGGATCCGCGGAAGGAGCAGTTCGATAATCCATTTGCCAATAACCTGAAGGGTAGACCGTATCGCGGCAAGTGGAATTACCTTGATTTTTAG
- the recR gene encoding recombination mediator RecR, producing the protein MNFSSKLLEHAVEEFGKLPGVGKKTALRLVLHLLKQSDAEVGRFTQSIDKLKQEIKYCKTCFNISDMEQCEICASVKRDHGLICVVEDTRDVMAIENTNQFNGVYHVLGGLISPMEGVGPADLKIEGLIDRVKTGNVQEIILALSATMEGDTTIFYLYRKLKEFDVQISTIARGISFGGELEYVDEITLGRSIATRVPYERNVS; encoded by the coding sequence ATGAACTTTTCATCTAAGCTTTTGGAACATGCGGTTGAGGAATTTGGTAAACTGCCCGGGGTCGGAAAGAAGACGGCGTTGCGGTTGGTATTGCACTTATTGAAGCAATCGGATGCAGAGGTTGGTCGTTTTACGCAGTCCATAGACAAGCTCAAACAGGAGATTAAATATTGCAAGACCTGTTTCAATATCTCGGATATGGAACAATGTGAGATCTGTGCGTCCGTAAAGCGGGACCATGGATTGATCTGTGTGGTGGAGGATACGCGCGATGTCATGGCGATCGAAAATACCAATCAGTTCAATGGCGTATACCATGTGCTTGGCGGGTTGATCTCACCGATGGAAGGGGTAGGGCCTGCAGACCTGAAGATCGAAGGGTTGATCGACCGTGTGAAGACAGGAAACGTGCAGGAGATCATATTGGCCCTCAGTGCGACCATGGAAGGGGATACCACCATTTTCTACCTCTATAGAAAACTGAAGGAATTCGATGTGCAGATTTCCACAATTGCCCGCGGTATATCCTTTGGTGGGGAATTGGAATATGTAGATGAAATTACACTGGGACGTTCCATTGCTACCCGTGTACCTTACGAAAGAAACGTTAGCTAG
- a CDS encoding MFS transporter, with protein sequence MKALIRLYLNSYKGLSPAAWLLALVMLINRAGSMVIPFLGIYMSSELNFSKPQIGIVLGCFGLGSVCGSWLGGLLTDKFGSFKVQAFSLAMVIPLFLILPQFRTFEGLATMIFTLSVVADIFRPANSVSVARYAKPENITKAYSLNRMAVNLGFSIGPALGGFLAKFSYDWIFYGNAIAAASALIVFILFFRNRKARTEVNQINISAEEDKDKPVRNAYADGKFIVFNILCCLFSMAFFQLLSTLPLFYKEIHGLHADQIGLLLGFSGFVIVLFEMVLVHVVEHRFSVRQIMLWGTAIAAFSYLMLTVDFGIAWLFLAMFFLSTGEMLTLPFTATVAIGRASRSNQGAYMGFNSLAFAAANIFSPYLGTYTAEHYGYTTLWTITAILMGLCSIGFYWIITKMDREPS encoded by the coding sequence TTGAAAGCATTAATCCGACTCTATTTAAATTCCTATAAGGGCTTATCCCCTGCTGCTTGGTTGCTGGCCTTGGTCATGTTGATCAACCGTGCAGGGTCCATGGTGATTCCTTTTTTGGGGATTTATATGTCGTCGGAGCTGAACTTCAGCAAGCCTCAGATCGGTATCGTTCTGGGATGCTTTGGTCTGGGTTCCGTTTGTGGTTCCTGGCTGGGTGGACTATTGACGGATAAGTTCGGCAGCTTTAAGGTTCAGGCCTTCAGTCTGGCCATGGTGATCCCGTTGTTCCTGATATTGCCACAATTCAGGACCTTTGAAGGGCTAGCAACGATGATCTTCACCCTTTCGGTTGTCGCTGATATTTTCCGGCCTGCCAACTCGGTTTCCGTTGCACGCTATGCCAAGCCGGAGAACATTACCAAGGCATATTCCCTGAACCGCATGGCCGTAAACCTTGGTTTTTCCATCGGCCCTGCCCTGGGTGGATTCCTTGCTAAATTTTCCTATGATTGGATTTTCTACGGCAATGCCATTGCTGCGGCATCGGCCTTGATCGTCTTCATCCTTTTCTTCAGGAACCGAAAAGCACGTACAGAAGTCAATCAGATCAATATATCTGCGGAAGAAGACAAAGATAAGCCTGTCCGGAATGCGTATGCCGACGGGAAATTCATTGTGTTCAATATCCTGTGCTGTTTGTTTTCCATGGCATTCTTCCAGTTATTAAGTACCCTACCCCTCTTCTATAAAGAGATTCATGGTCTTCATGCGGATCAGATCGGACTTTTGCTTGGGTTCAGTGGATTTGTCATTGTGCTCTTCGAAATGGTGCTGGTGCATGTGGTGGAGCATCGATTCTCCGTTCGGCAGATTATGCTGTGGGGAACGGCGATTGCCGCATTCTCCTACCTGATGCTGACTGTTGATTTTGGAATTGCGTGGCTGTTCTTGGCGATGTTCTTCCTGTCCACCGGAGAAATGTTGACCCTTCCCTTTACGGCTACGGTGGCCATTGGACGTGCCAGCCGGAGCAACCAAGGAGCCTATATGGGCTTTAACTCATTGGCCTTTGCTGCCGCAAATATTTTCTCTCCTTACTTGGGAACATACACAGCAGAACATTACGGGTATACGACCCTATGGACTATTACGGCCATATTGATGGGTCTCTGCAGTATCGGTTTTTATTGGATCATTACAAAAATGGACCGCGAGCCTAGCTAA
- a CDS encoding metallophosphoesterase translates to MEELKSYNRRGFIKGLMAIGATAALGSLPAVGYSRSKEVKITILHTNDVHSRVEPFPMDGTRLQGLGGVARRSTLINKIRSEEPNVLLFDAGDMFQGTPYFNVFDGQIELELMSKLGYDAGTFGNHEFDNGLNGLLKHFDKANFPFVTSNYDFTGTVMEGRTKDYVTFVRDGVKIGVFGVGVDLNGLVDPNSYTGVKISDPIQVAEKYTQLLKHKLKCDLIICLSHIGYQYDTDKVSDLVLAKNSRYIDLIIGGHTHTFLDKPTEVRNLDNQITLVNQTGRSGVNLGRIDFILDRKKGTKRTVAQTYSIDATLDNRLA, encoded by the coding sequence ATGGAAGAGTTAAAATCATACAATAGAAGAGGCTTTATCAAGGGTTTAATGGCCATCGGTGCTACCGCCGCCCTTGGATCACTTCCAGCTGTAGGATACAGCAGATCAAAAGAAGTAAAGATTACGATCCTGCACACCAACGATGTGCATAGCCGCGTTGAACCCTTCCCTATGGACGGTACGCGATTGCAAGGTCTGGGTGGTGTAGCGAGAAGAAGTACTCTGATCAATAAGATCAGGTCCGAGGAACCCAACGTCCTGCTGTTCGATGCCGGAGATATGTTCCAGGGCACGCCCTATTTCAATGTTTTTGACGGACAGATCGAATTGGAACTGATGTCGAAATTGGGATACGATGCAGGAACTTTCGGGAACCATGAGTTCGACAACGGTTTGAACGGACTATTGAAGCATTTCGATAAAGCGAACTTTCCGTTCGTGACCTCCAACTATGATTTTACGGGCACCGTAATGGAAGGAAGAACCAAAGATTATGTTACCTTCGTGCGGGATGGTGTTAAAATCGGTGTTTTTGGGGTCGGTGTTGATCTGAACGGTCTTGTTGACCCGAACAGCTATACCGGTGTCAAGATATCGGATCCGATTCAAGTAGCCGAAAAATACACCCAGCTGTTAAAGCATAAGTTAAAGTGCGACCTTATCATCTGCCTTTCCCATATCGGATACCAGTATGATACGGATAAGGTCTCCGATCTTGTTCTTGCTAAAAACTCAAGGTATATTGACCTGATCATCGGTGGACATACCCACACCTTCTTGGATAAACCTACGGAAGTCCGTAATCTGGATAATCAGATCACCCTTGTCAATCAGACCGGAAGATCAGGTGTCAATTTGGGAAGGATCGATTTTATCCTGGACCGTAAGAAAGGTACAAAACGCACCGTTGCCCAAACCTATAGCATTGATGCTACCTTGGACAACAGATTGGCCTAA
- a CDS encoding 5'-nucleotidase C-terminal domain-containing protein: MRTRFTKYNLLFWMVALMLTSSCKSSYYQTTVSNKQMLAIDSQIAEDTTISNYILPFKHQLEDKMNEVLGYAPESMPQNRSLPESNLSNFFVDALLAIGRKIDPEVSFSMATKDGIRASLKQGDVTVGSIFELMPFENYITILELKGSDVLVLADFIAETNGQPIGNAQITIKDKKRINFTIEGQEIDPNRTYKLVTYDFIANGGDLVRGLNSPVKRFTSPERVREALITYVQELTANGKQVAGKLDGRVKIIQ; this comes from the coding sequence ATGCGTACACGGTTCACGAAGTACAACCTTCTTTTCTGGATGGTTGCCCTCATGCTGACAAGCTCTTGCAAATCCTCCTATTACCAAACTACGGTATCCAATAAACAAATGTTGGCCATCGACAGCCAGATAGCAGAGGATACGACGATCAGCAACTATATCCTCCCTTTCAAGCATCAACTGGAAGATAAAATGAACGAGGTACTGGGCTATGCCCCGGAAAGCATGCCGCAGAACAGGAGTCTTCCGGAATCGAACCTGAGTAATTTCTTTGTCGATGCGTTGTTGGCCATTGGCCGCAAGATAGATCCCGAAGTTTCATTTTCGATGGCTACAAAAGATGGCATTCGGGCCAGCCTCAAACAGGGCGATGTGACGGTAGGTTCCATTTTCGAACTCATGCCCTTTGAAAATTACATCACGATCCTGGAATTGAAGGGCAGCGATGTTCTTGTGCTTGCTGATTTTATCGCAGAAACGAACGGACAGCCCATCGGCAATGCGCAGATAACGATTAAGGATAAAAAACGAATTAATTTTACCATTGAAGGTCAGGAAATTGACCCCAACCGCACATATAAATTAGTGACTTACGATTTCATTGCCAACGGTGGTGATCTGGTTCGTGGTCTGAACAGCCCTGTGAAGCGCTTCACATCACCAGAACGGGTTCGGGAAGCCTTGATCACGTATGTACAAGAGTTAACAGCAAACGGTAAACAAGTAGCAGGAAAATTAGATGGAAGAGTTAAAATCATACAATAG
- a CDS encoding ROK family protein, which produces MNFVEDLFNFTQVKTYKAAKVAKKKFLLLKTIYEMEKATVNDLMAKMDLSFPTINSLMIDLLEQKYIVQAERGVSFGGRKPNLYQLNGGLFKILTIELNKVSAILTVMDNNCNALSESRAYEFSLTTNLDGLSNLIDLVHKHFETDPIPFEQISGIAISMPGLIDWYTGENYTYFYETGFQLESFIEKVLKKPARIVNDAKVASISERYYGHLKGAKDSLIIRLDWGISLGILAKGEMALGKSGFAGEMGHISLGAEGELCYCGKRGCLETIASGLALVNRAKADIADGMPTMIVSKFKNNELRPEHIVNAALDGDQYAIQLISELGSRVGRAISIFIQIFNPETIVLTGCFAEAASLMTTPIQQQIQTFSMQKIAHNCTIEISKLGPQGQLFGLVRCFIDRYFEDRLEMN; this is translated from the coding sequence ATGAATTTTGTAGAAGATTTATTCAATTTTACTCAGGTAAAAACATATAAGGCAGCCAAGGTGGCGAAGAAAAAGTTTCTGCTGTTAAAGACCATATACGAAATGGAAAAGGCTACGGTCAATGACCTGATGGCCAAGATGGATCTCAGTTTCCCAACGATCAATTCCTTGATGATCGATCTCCTGGAACAGAAATATATCGTTCAGGCTGAGCGGGGCGTGTCCTTCGGAGGCAGGAAGCCCAACCTTTATCAACTCAATGGTGGCCTGTTTAAGATATTGACCATCGAGCTCAACAAGGTCTCTGCTATCCTCACGGTAATGGACAACAATTGCAATGCCCTATCCGAAAGCAGGGCTTATGAGTTCTCGCTCACGACGAACCTCGATGGCCTCAGCAACTTGATCGACCTGGTGCACAAACACTTTGAGACCGATCCCATCCCCTTTGAGCAGATCTCTGGGATTGCCATCTCCATGCCCGGTTTGATCGATTGGTATACCGGCGAAAATTACACCTATTTCTATGAAACAGGGTTCCAGTTGGAATCCTTCATTGAGAAGGTCCTGAAAAAGCCAGCCCGGATAGTCAATGATGCGAAGGTGGCCAGTATTTCGGAACGTTATTATGGCCATCTGAAGGGCGCCAAGGACAGCTTGATCATCCGCTTGGATTGGGGCATCTCCTTGGGTATTCTCGCGAAAGGGGAAATGGCGCTTGGTAAAAGTGGTTTTGCCGGCGAAATGGGTCACATCAGCTTGGGCGCGGAGGGCGAGCTCTGTTATTGCGGTAAGCGCGGATGCCTAGAAACCATCGCCTCTGGATTGGCCTTGGTAAATCGGGCGAAGGCCGACATTGCGGATGGCATGCCGACCATGATCGTCTCCAAATTCAAGAACAATGAACTGCGTCCGGAACACATCGTCAATGCGGCTCTCGATGGTGATCAATACGCCATCCAGCTGATATCCGAACTGGGGAGCCGTGTAGGCCGTGCCATTTCCATATTCATCCAGATATTCAACCCCGAAACCATTGTGCTGACCGGCTGCTTCGCGGAAGCTGCTTCCCTCATGACCACCCCCATCCAACAGCAGATCCAGACATTCTCTATGCAGAAAATCGCCCACAACTGCACGATAGAGATCTCGAAGTTGGGTCCACAAGGACAATTGTTCGGCTTGGTTCGGTGCTTTATCGATCGGTATTTTGAGGACAGACTTGAAATGAATTAA
- a CDS encoding PQQ-dependent sugar dehydrogenase, whose amino-acid sequence MKKHFSNALFLAAATAFASCSGANSNGHDPKDTTGTVQDTTKLPPVEKNKANTDYKPAFEGQTRIAGVKTNTAYEGTVVVEGLKAPWGITELPNGKFLITEREGSMKIVDPATKAISEPLSGVPKADPQGQGGMLGITLDPDFASNRMVYWVFAEPVKGGNHTAVAKGKLSEDEKSIEGATVIYQALPTYNGKLHYGGRILFDKSGNLFVSTGERSDLETRPQAQDLNSALGKILRITKDGKAVAGNPFEGRSDAKPEIYSYGHRNTQGLAFNPVTGDLWNSEFGPRGGDEINLVQPGKNYGWPTITYGIEYAGPAIGTPPIQQKEGLEQPVYYWDPVLSPSGMIFYTGSNVPEWNNNLFITGLSSTHIARLVIDNNKVVGEERILADKGERFRDIIQSKSGAIYTITDGGKLYKIDKK is encoded by the coding sequence ATGAAGAAACATTTTTCGAATGCCTTATTTTTAGCTGCGGCGACTGCATTTGCATCGTGTTCGGGAGCCAATTCCAATGGGCATGATCCAAAGGACACGACCGGAACTGTGCAGGACACGACTAAATTACCTCCAGTAGAAAAAAATAAAGCAAATACAGACTACAAGCCAGCATTTGAGGGGCAAACCCGTATTGCTGGCGTAAAGACCAATACGGCCTACGAGGGCACCGTAGTGGTTGAGGGGCTGAAAGCACCTTGGGGAATCACCGAATTGCCGAACGGCAAATTCCTGATCACGGAACGCGAGGGATCCATGAAAATCGTTGACCCGGCTACAAAAGCCATCAGCGAACCACTTTCAGGTGTTCCAAAAGCTGACCCACAGGGACAGGGAGGTATGCTCGGCATCACCCTAGATCCTGATTTCGCTAGCAACAGAATGGTATATTGGGTATTTGCGGAGCCTGTCAAGGGTGGCAACCACACCGCTGTGGCAAAGGGTAAACTTTCCGAAGATGAGAAATCCATTGAAGGGGCTACAGTAATCTATCAGGCACTACCTACGTATAACGGAAAATTACACTATGGCGGACGTATCCTGTTCGATAAATCCGGAAACTTATTCGTATCCACAGGGGAACGCTCCGACTTGGAGACACGTCCACAGGCACAAGATCTAAACTCTGCATTGGGTAAGATCTTGCGCATCACGAAGGATGGTAAGGCTGTTGCCGGCAATCCATTCGAGGGCCGTTCCGACGCAAAACCTGAAATCTATAGCTATGGCCACCGGAACACACAAGGCTTGGCCTTCAACCCGGTTACAGGTGATCTATGGAACTCAGAATTCGGACCGCGCGGTGGTGACGAAATCAACTTGGTACAGCCGGGTAAAAACTACGGTTGGCCGACCATTACCTACGGTATTGAATATGCTGGTCCAGCCATCGGCACGCCACCAATCCAACAAAAAGAGGGTTTGGAGCAACCGGTTTATTACTGGGATCCCGTATTGTCTCCTAGTGGCATGATCTTCTACACAGGATCCAATGTTCCTGAATGGAACAACAACCTATTTATTACGGGATTGAGCAGTACGCACATTGCCAGATTGGTTATAGACAACAATAAGGTGGTCGGAGAAGAACGCATCTTGGCAGATAAAGGCGAACGCTTCCGCGACATCATCCAGAGCAAATCTGGCGCGATCTATACCATTACCGACGGTGGTAAATTGTACAAGATCGACAAAAAATAA
- a CDS encoding YqgE/AlgH family protein, which produces MFNEYIPKRGSLLLSEPFMLDQNFERSVILLCEHNDSEGTVGLILNHRSVLYLSDVLEDVENTDIPLYFGGPVEGNALFFVHKAFDKLQSGTHIVDDLYWGGDFDTLKLLIQKKKIHPDEAKLFLGYSGWSPGQLDQEIKQNSWAVHNSFNIDLAFITDGEDLWKEALISMGPKYAHVANFPKRPEFN; this is translated from the coding sequence ATGTTCAATGAGTATATACCCAAACGCGGCAGCCTACTACTTTCTGAACCGTTTATGCTGGATCAGAATTTCGAACGCTCTGTCATTCTCCTCTGTGAACACAATGATAGTGAAGGTACGGTAGGCCTTATCCTGAACCACCGATCGGTACTCTACCTCTCCGATGTCCTGGAGGATGTGGAGAACACGGATATCCCCCTCTATTTTGGTGGACCTGTGGAAGGCAATGCATTATTCTTCGTTCACAAGGCTTTTGATAAACTGCAGAGTGGAACCCATATCGTGGATGACCTGTATTGGGGCGGCGACTTCGATACGCTCAAGCTCTTGATCCAGAAGAAGAAGATCCACCCCGATGAGGCAAAGCTATTCTTAGGTTATTCCGGATGGAGCCCTGGTCAGCTCGATCAGGAGATCAAGCAGAATTCCTGGGCGGTGCACAACTCCTTTAATATTGACCTTGCCTTTATTACCGACGGTGAGGACCTCTGGAAGGAAGCATTGATCAGCATGGGACCGAAATATGCACATGTGGCAAACTTTCCGAAACGTCCGGAGTTTAATTAA
- the pdxH gene encoding pyridoxamine 5'-phosphate oxidase, producing MAIEHKEIAAIREDYAKSSLSESDVLKTPIEQFSKWFDEALNSAVIEPTAMVLSSVNEQGKPSSRVVLMKDIKATGISFFTNYNSRKGQEIIQQPFVSALFFWPELQRQVRFEAEVEKLPKSDSDEYFASRPRGSQIGAIASPQSAVIENRLALENRVAEVEAEMEGQDTIPRPEFWGGFLLKPYRVEFWQGRSSRLHDRIVYLYEQEEWQINRLAP from the coding sequence ATGGCCATTGAACACAAAGAAATAGCAGCGATCCGTGAAGACTACGCCAAGAGCAGTCTGAGCGAATCCGATGTATTGAAAACGCCCATTGAACAATTCAGTAAATGGTTCGATGAAGCGCTGAATTCCGCAGTCATAGAGCCTACCGCGATGGTGCTTTCCTCGGTGAATGAACAGGGGAAACCTTCCTCACGTGTGGTCCTGATGAAGGACATCAAAGCGACGGGCATCAGTTTCTTCACCAACTACAACAGTAGGAAAGGACAGGAGATCATACAGCAGCCATTTGTGTCGGCATTATTTTTCTGGCCGGAGCTGCAGCGACAGGTTCGTTTCGAGGCTGAGGTGGAGAAATTGCCGAAATCCGATTCCGATGAATATTTCGCATCCCGTCCGCGAGGCAGCCAGATCGGTGCAATTGCTTCACCGCAATCGGCCGTGATCGAAAATAGGTTGGCATTGGAAAATAGGGTCGCCGAAGTCGAAGCCGAAATGGAAGGACAGGATACGATTCCTCGCCCGGAATTCTGGGGAGGATTCCTGCTAAAGCCTTACCGTGTGGAATTCTGGCAGGGCCGCAGCAGCCGCCTGCATGATCGGATCGTTTACCTCTACGAACAGGAAGAATGGCAGATTAACCGTTTAGCACCGTAA
- a CDS encoding NADH-quinone oxidoreductase subunit C, translated as MIEKINQDLLKHVHPDAVESVQEIGLQSALYIHPEYLVAVCTYLRDTEGHYYDFLSNITAVDFFPADYFEVIYHLSSIPYQTQLTLKVKLPAGRSLDALPEVPSVSSVWRTADWHEREAYDLMGIFFTDHPDLRRILMPEDWEGFPLRKDYQDPETYHNIPVK; from the coding sequence ATGATCGAAAAAATAAACCAGGATCTGCTGAAGCATGTGCATCCCGATGCCGTAGAATCGGTACAGGAAATCGGATTGCAATCTGCACTCTATATCCATCCGGAATACCTTGTTGCAGTATGTACCTATTTGCGTGATACAGAAGGTCATTATTATGATTTTCTATCCAATATAACCGCGGTGGATTTCTTTCCTGCGGACTATTTTGAGGTGATCTATCACCTGAGTTCCATCCCGTATCAGACCCAATTGACCCTGAAGGTAAAACTCCCTGCAGGACGGTCGTTGGACGCACTCCCTGAAGTGCCTTCGGTATCTTCCGTGTGGCGAACTGCCGATTGGCATGAGCGCGAGGCGTATGACCTGATGGGCATATTCTTTACTGACCACCCCGATCTGCGACGTATCCTGATGCCTGAGGACTGGGAAGGGTTTCCATTACGGAAAGACTACCAAGATCCTGAAACTTATCACAATATCCCTGTAAAATAA